In the Salmo trutta chromosome 33, fSalTru1.1, whole genome shotgun sequence genome, one interval contains:
- the LOC115172098 gene encoding putative proline-rich protein 21 translates to MSEHPFTIQPQPVIMSGHPFTIQPQPVIMSEHPFTIQPQPVIMSEHPFTIQPQPVIMSEHPFTIQPQPVIMSEHPFTIQPQPFIMSGHPFTIQPQPVIMSGHPFTIQPQPVIMSEHPFTIQPQPVIMSEHPFTIQPQPVIMSEHPFTIQPQLVIMSEHPFTIQPQPVIMSEHPFTIQPQPVIMSEHPFTIQPQPVIMSEHPFTIQPQPFIMSGHPFTIQPQPVIMSEHPFTIQPQPVIMSEHPFTIQPQPVIMSEHPFTIQPQPVIMSEHPFTIQPQPVIMSGHPFTKQLQPVIMSEHPFTI, encoded by the coding sequence ATGTCAGAACATCCCTTCACCATACAGCCTCAGCCGGTCATCATGTCAGGACATCCCTTCACCATACAGCCTCAGCCGGTCATCATGTCAGAACATCCCTTCACCATACAGCCTCAGCCGGTCATTATGTCAGAACATCCCTTCACCATACAGCCTCAGCCGGTCATCATGTCAGAACATCCCTTCACCATACAGCCTCAGCCGGTCATCATGTCAGAACATCCCTTCACCATACAGCCTCAGCCGTTCATCATGTCAGGACATCCCTTCACCATACAGCCTCAGCCGGTCATCATGTCAGGACATCCCTTCACCATACAGCCTCAGCCGGTCATCATGTCAGAACATCCCTTCACCATACAGCCTCAGCCGGTCATCATGTCAGAACATCCCTTCACCATACAGCCTCAGCCGGTCATCATGTCAGAACATCCCTTCACCATACAGCCTCAGCTGGTCATCATGTCAGAACATCCCTTCACCATACAGCCTCAGCCGGTCATCATGTCAGAACATCCCTTCACCATACAGCCTCAGCCGGTCATCATGTCAGAACATCCCTTCACCATACAGCCTCAGCCGGTCATCATGTCAGAACATCCCTTCACCATACAGCCTCAGCCGTTCATCATGTCAGGACATCCCTTCACCATACAGCCTCAGCCGGTCATCATGTCAGAACATCCCTTCACCATACAGCCTCAGCCGGTCATCATGTCAGAACATCCCTTCACCATACAGCCTCAGCCGGTCATCATGTCAGAACATCCCTTCACCATACAGCCTCAGCCGGTCATCATGTCAGAACATCCCTTCACCATACAGCCTCAGCCGGTCATCATGTCAGGACATCCCTTCACCAAACAGCTTCAGCCGGTCATTATGTCAGAACATCCCTTCACCATATAG